The proteins below come from a single Drosophila kikkawai strain 14028-0561.14 chromosome 3R, DkikHiC1v2, whole genome shotgun sequence genomic window:
- the FoxP gene encoding forkhead box protein P1 isoform X2: MHRIHDDEYSEDAKEADFKGSILQKEISVKPRHQLSIPDICTEAVKNNCFQPSSFLNNSIAFASHVVKCSSPASSLDESTSTAQQEPNPHMHIQGQHMMAPVPDLSFYNVPEFISEQEKLMFSDAERFLRSKDNEVCNNDYSYMHDEFAMRKYYHPLFAHGICRWPGCEIDLEDIASFVKHLNSEHGLDDRSTAQARVQMQVVSQLESHLQKERDRLQAMMHHLYLSKQLLSPTKMERKDVPGREGKFCRSPLTINSIGRPMRQTSSPGSLNLPMVNTTNLCSIKKRSHDKNSFSINGGLPYMLERAGLDVQQEIQRNREFYKNADVRPPFTYASLIRQSIIDSPDKQLTLNEIYNWFQNTFCYFRRNAATWKNAVRHNLSLHKCFMRVENVKGAVWTVDEIEFYKRRPQRTAGIGNNLAGATNSPDTNYFVAMNIGYVGFK, from the exons ATGCATCGGATACATGACGACGAATACTCTGAGGACGCCAAAGAAGCTGACTTTAAGGGATCCATTCTTCAGAAGGAAATATCTGTGAAACCGCGACACCAACTTTCCATTCCAGATATATGCACAGAAGCTGTCAAAAACAACTGCTTTCAGCCGTCAAGTTTCTTAAATAACTCTATAGCCTTTGCCTCGCATGTAGTTAAGTGTAGCTCTCCAGCCTCAAGCCTAGACGAGTCAACGTCTACGGCTCAGCAAGAGCCCAATCCCCATATGCACATCCAGGGTCAGCACATGATGGCCCCTGTTCCCGAtcttagtttttacaatgttccCGAGTTTATTTCGGAGCAGGAGAAACTTATGTTTTCGGATGCCGAGAGGTTTTTAAGGTCAAAGGATAACGAGGTGTGCAACAATGATTACAGCTACATGCACGACGAATTTGCCATGCGCAAGTATTATCATCCATTATTTGCCCATGGAATATGCCGGTGGCCCGGCTGCGAAATAGACCTAGAAGACATAGCGTCGTTTGTTAA GCATTTGAACTCTGAACATGGCTTGGACGATCGGTCTACGGCCCAGGCTCGTGTTCAAATGCAAGTTGTTTCCCAACTAGAGTCGCATCTTCAAAAAGAAAGGGATCGCTTGCAGGCCATGATGCATCACCTATATCTGTCAAAGCAACTATTATCACCCACCAAAATGGAAAGAAAG gATGTACCGGGCAGGGAGGGAAAGTTTTGCAGAAGTCCACTAACAATAAATAGCATAGGTCGACCGATGCGCCAAACAAGTTCTCCTGGCTCCCTCAATCTTCCAATGGTTAACACAACCAATCTTTGTTCCATCAAGAAGAGAAGCCACGAcaaaaattcattttccaTAAATGGTG GATTACCCTACATGCTTGAAAGAGCTGGTCTTGATGTGCAACAGG AAATTCAACGGAATAGagaattttacaaaaatgctGATGTACGACCGCCCTTTACATATGCATCGCTGATAAGACAG TCCATCATAGACTCCCCCGACAAGCAGTTAACCCTAAACGAAATCTACAACTGGTTCCAAAATACTTTCTGCTATTTCCGTCGAAATGCAGCCACATGGAAG AATGCAGTTCGGCATAATCTGTCCCTTCATAAGTGCTTTATGCGGGTTGAAAATGTGAAAGGAGCTGTTTGGACAGTTGATGAAATTGAGTTTTACAAAAGAAGACCGCAACGCACCGCTGGCATTGGTAACAACTTAGCAGGTGCTACCAATTCCCCGGACACTAACTATTTTGTAGCTATGAACATTGGGTATGTGGGCTTTAAATAG
- the FoxP gene encoding forkhead box protein A1 isoform X1, whose product MHRIHDDEYSEDAKEADFKGSILQKEISVKPRHQLSIPDICTEAVKNNCFQPSSFLNNSIAFASHVVKCSSPASSLDESTSTAQQEPNPHMHIQGQHMMAPVPDLSFYNVPEFISEQEKLMFSDAERFLRSKDNEVCNNDYSYMHDEFAMRKYYHPLFAHGICRWPGCEIDLEDIASFVKHLNSEHGLDDRSTAQARVQMQVVSQLESHLQKERDRLQAMMHHLYLSKQLLSPTKMERKDVPGREGKFCRSPLTINSIGRPMRQTSSPGSLNLPMVNTTNLCSIKKRSHDKNSFSINGGLPYMLERAGLDVQQEIQRNREFYKNADVRPPFTYASLIRQSIIDSPDKQLTLNEIYNWFQNTFCYFRRNAATWKNAIRTNLSLHKCFVRYEDDFGSFWMVDDNEFVKRRHLSRGRPRKYEPSSSPNSCQSGNGGVSTDKNPCDNCPQHCSNMPTGAENALDSNNPNEIGRMGCLPFCGGGSDGLSKTSKEYSNMDSGLIEGNSHLAMDEYSSAMYESSANELNR is encoded by the exons ATGCATCGGATACATGACGACGAATACTCTGAGGACGCCAAAGAAGCTGACTTTAAGGGATCCATTCTTCAGAAGGAAATATCTGTGAAACCGCGACACCAACTTTCCATTCCAGATATATGCACAGAAGCTGTCAAAAACAACTGCTTTCAGCCGTCAAGTTTCTTAAATAACTCTATAGCCTTTGCCTCGCATGTAGTTAAGTGTAGCTCTCCAGCCTCAAGCCTAGACGAGTCAACGTCTACGGCTCAGCAAGAGCCCAATCCCCATATGCACATCCAGGGTCAGCACATGATGGCCCCTGTTCCCGAtcttagtttttacaatgttccCGAGTTTATTTCGGAGCAGGAGAAACTTATGTTTTCGGATGCCGAGAGGTTTTTAAGGTCAAAGGATAACGAGGTGTGCAACAATGATTACAGCTACATGCACGACGAATTTGCCATGCGCAAGTATTATCATCCATTATTTGCCCATGGAATATGCCGGTGGCCCGGCTGCGAAATAGACCTAGAAGACATAGCGTCGTTTGTTAA GCATTTGAACTCTGAACATGGCTTGGACGATCGGTCTACGGCCCAGGCTCGTGTTCAAATGCAAGTTGTTTCCCAACTAGAGTCGCATCTTCAAAAAGAAAGGGATCGCTTGCAGGCCATGATGCATCACCTATATCTGTCAAAGCAACTATTATCACCCACCAAAATGGAAAGAAAG gATGTACCGGGCAGGGAGGGAAAGTTTTGCAGAAGTCCACTAACAATAAATAGCATAGGTCGACCGATGCGCCAAACAAGTTCTCCTGGCTCCCTCAATCTTCCAATGGTTAACACAACCAATCTTTGTTCCATCAAGAAGAGAAGCCACGAcaaaaattcattttccaTAAATGGTG GATTACCCTACATGCTTGAAAGAGCTGGTCTTGATGTGCAACAGG AAATTCAACGGAATAGagaattttacaaaaatgctGATGTACGACCGCCCTTTACATATGCATCGCTGATAAGACAG TCCATCATAGACTCCCCCGACAAGCAGTTAACCCTAAACGAAATCTACAACTGGTTCCAAAATACTTTCTGCTATTTCCGTCGAAATGCAGCCACATGGAAG AACGCGATACGTACGAATCTATCTCTGCACAAGTGCTTTGTGCGTTACGAGGACGACTTTGGCTCGTTTTGGATGGTCGACGATAATGAGTTTGTTAAAAGGCGGCACTTATCAAGAGGGCGGCCACGGAAGTATGAGCCTTCCTCTTCTCCGAATTCATGCCAATCTGGCAACGGTGGTGTGTCAACAGACAAGAATCCTTGCGATAATTGTCCTCAGCATTGCTCAAATATGCCCACGGGCGCTGAGAATGCTCTGGATTCGAACAATCCAAATGAAATTGGGCGAATGGGTTGTCTTCCTTTCTGTGGTGGTGGTAGTGATGGTTTAAGTAAGACATCTAAGGAGTATTCCAATATGGATTCGGGCCTAATCGAAGGCAACAGTCACTTAGCCATGGATGAGTACTCATCTGCAATGTACGAAAGTAGTGCCAATGAGCTTAACCGATAA